The Planktothrix tepida PCC 9214 genome has a segment encoding these proteins:
- a CDS encoding ABC transporter permease has protein sequence MLVILNNILAIYRKELQGYFASPLAYAIAGVFWLITGYFFIAILLGPDGLIQQVAYRDQMGMTDPPIDLPYEFLQVYLRLIGTLSLFVLPMLSMGLYAEERKRGTLELLATSPLTNWVVATGKLLGVLTFYFTMILPLMGLEALALSASNPPLAPQVFLLAHLGLILFAAGVLSLGMFISSLTDSTILSAVFTFALILFLWVIDLIGSSVGGILGEGLKYLSLISSYTNFIRGIVDSSSIILLASYIIVGIFLTAQSIDALRFQRS, from the coding sequence ATGTTAGTGATTCTGAACAATATTCTGGCAATTTATCGGAAAGAGTTACAGGGGTATTTTGCCTCTCCCTTAGCCTATGCCATTGCAGGAGTTTTTTGGCTGATTACGGGTTACTTTTTTATTGCGATTTTATTGGGGCCAGATGGGTTAATTCAACAGGTTGCTTATCGAGATCAAATGGGAATGACTGACCCACCAATTGATTTACCTTATGAATTTTTACAAGTCTATTTGCGATTAATTGGAACGTTATCTTTATTCGTATTACCGATGTTATCAATGGGATTATATGCGGAAGAACGCAAACGGGGAACCTTAGAACTATTAGCCACTTCTCCCCTAACAAATTGGGTAGTAGCAACCGGAAAATTATTGGGGGTACTGACCTTTTATTTCACGATGATTTTACCATTGATGGGATTAGAAGCGTTAGCGTTAAGTGCTTCTAACCCGCCTCTTGCGCCGCAGGTATTTCTCTTGGCTCATCTAGGGTTAATTTTATTTGCGGCGGGGGTTTTATCCTTGGGAATGTTTATTTCTTCTTTAACGGATAGCACAATTTTATCGGCTGTATTTACCTTTGCCCTAATTTTATTTTTATGGGTTATAGACTTAATTGGAAGCAGTGTAGGGGGAATTTTGGGAGAAGGGTTAAAATATTTATCTCTAATTTCCAGCTACACCAACTTTATTCGAGGAATTGTTGATAGTAGTAGCATTATTCTATTAGCTAGTTATATTATTGTCGGAATATTTCTAACAGCCCAATCTATTGATGCGTTACGCTTCCAACGAAGTTAA
- a CDS encoding bifunctional riboflavin kinase/FAD synthetase, protein MWITSSLDTVLTPTAIALGNFDGLHRGHQQVIQPILKRHSPLDSRQRTEMLLTNPVTLLTWDRGLLDNNLGESQPCYSTVVTFHPHPQEFFTGQPKKLLTPLDEKAEWLKTMGVEQWVLLPFDEQMATLSPREFVERILIQKLQPRCISVGFDFRFGKKRTGTVKDLEKIAGHHGIKVKTVPLYLCENGERISSSEIRTSLEKGAIRRANQLLGRSYHLVGSVVQGQQLGRTIGFPTANLHLPPEKFFPRSGVYAVKVSETENNANLGLVNHPGVMNIGCRPTVAGQTITVEVHLLNWSGDLYGKTLKVSLEEFLRPEQKFPSLESLTTQIQADCLHATEVLAVESQK, encoded by the coding sequence GTGTGGATAACATCATCGCTTGATACCGTATTAACGCCCACTGCCATTGCTTTGGGGAACTTTGATGGCTTACATCGTGGTCATCAACAGGTGATTCAGCCGATTTTAAAGCGACACTCACCTTTAGATTCCCGACAACGGACAGAGATGCTTTTAACGAACCCCGTCACCCTGTTGACGTGGGATAGAGGGCTGTTGGATAACAATTTAGGAGAATCTCAACCCTGTTATAGTACAGTGGTAACGTTTCATCCCCATCCTCAAGAATTTTTTACAGGTCAACCCAAAAAGTTACTCACCCCCTTAGATGAAAAAGCTGAATGGTTAAAAACAATGGGGGTAGAACAATGGGTGTTGTTACCGTTTGATGAACAAATGGCAACCTTAAGTCCGAGGGAATTTGTTGAAAGAATTTTAATTCAAAAATTGCAACCTCGTTGTATTAGTGTAGGATTTGATTTCCGCTTTGGAAAAAAGCGAACGGGAACAGTGAAGGATTTAGAAAAAATTGCCGGACATCACGGAATTAAAGTTAAAACAGTTCCTTTATATTTATGTGAAAATGGGGAACGAATTAGCAGTTCAGAAATTCGCACGTCTTTAGAAAAGGGTGCAATTCGTCGCGCCAATCAATTATTAGGAAGATCCTATCATTTAGTCGGTTCAGTGGTTCAGGGTCAACAGTTAGGACGAACCATCGGATTTCCGACTGCTAATTTACACCTCCCCCCAGAAAAGTTTTTCCCTCGGTCTGGAGTTTATGCGGTGAAAGTCTCAGAAACCGAAAATAATGCTAATTTGGGATTAGTAAATCATCCGGGGGTGATGAATATTGGCTGTCGTCCAACGGTCGCAGGTCAAACCATCACTGTCGAGGTTCATTTATTAAATTGGTCAGGAGATTTATATGGGAAAACCTTAAAGGTTAGCCTAGAAGAATTCTTGCGACCGGAACAGAAATTCCCCTCTTTAGAGAGTCTCACAACTCAAATTCAAGCTGACTGTTTACACGCAACAGAGGTGTTAGCAGTGGAGTCACAGAAATAA
- a CDS encoding DUF433 domain-containing protein, protein MSLVLECESPPLRKDATGAIRVGNSRVLLELVIRGFQDGASPETIVQRYSTLSLSDVYITIGYYLRHQQEIESYLNEREQLAESVHQRFSEIQPDLSLIRSRLLAQQTP, encoded by the coding sequence GTGAGTCTTGTCTTGGAGTGCGAGTCCCCACCACTTAGAAAAGATGCAACAGGAGCAATTCGGGTTGGTAACTCAAGGGTTCTCCTGGAACTGGTAATCCGAGGATTCCAGGATGGTGCTTCTCCAGAAACCATTGTGCAAAGATACTCAACACTTTCTCTGTCTGACGTTTACATCACAATTGGTTATTATCTTCGGCATCAGCAAGAAATAGAATCCTATCTGAACGAGCGCGAACAGTTAGCAGAATCCGTTCATCAACGATTTTCTGAAATTCAGCCTGATCTGAGCTTGATTCGATCCAGACTTTTAGCACAACAAACTCCCTAA
- a CDS encoding ABC transporter ATP-binding protein: MIEVEKLCKTYGSTVALRDVSFAVEPGAILGFLGPNGAGKTTTLRILSAYLPATSGTARIAGFDVHEQSMDVRQRIGYLPENPPLYPDMTVEGYLHFVAQIKRVVAGDRKTNVETAMAKCGLLERRKSLIRKLSKGYRQRVGIAQAIVHDPPVIVLDEPTVGLDPRQIIEVRNLIKSLAGSHTIVLSTHILPEVSMTCSQVAIINRGQIVATGTPETLMEQLTGGSGYEVEVEGEITSEKLVTLNQISGVKVVEQLKISEGSNREQLRLSCELDQEPAPEILAALFALDLKVYELRRTRATLEDVFLELTTQNPPQKTEFITDTNSDMITDTETEEDLASEPENQESERREDTDFQPENLTSDSDK; encoded by the coding sequence ATGATTGAAGTTGAGAAGTTGTGTAAAACCTATGGTTCTACTGTGGCGCTGCGGGATGTTTCCTTTGCGGTGGAACCTGGGGCAATTTTGGGATTTTTAGGGCCTAATGGGGCGGGCAAAACAACCACCCTGCGAATTTTATCAGCCTATCTTCCCGCAACGAGTGGAACGGCAAGAATTGCTGGGTTTGATGTCCACGAACAATCAATGGATGTGCGACAACGAATTGGATATTTACCAGAAAATCCGCCGTTATATCCTGATATGACGGTTGAAGGATATTTGCATTTTGTCGCACAGATTAAACGAGTTGTCGCTGGTGATCGCAAAACCAATGTAGAAACGGCGATGGCAAAATGTGGATTATTAGAACGACGAAAATCTTTAATTCGGAAATTATCAAAAGGTTATCGACAACGGGTCGGAATTGCTCAAGCTATTGTTCATGATCCGCCTGTGATTGTATTAGATGAACCAACGGTAGGGCTAGATCCCCGGCAAATTATTGAAGTCCGTAATTTAATTAAAAGTTTAGCGGGAAGCCATACGATTGTTTTATCAACTCATATTTTACCGGAAGTAAGTATGACTTGTAGCCAAGTTGCCATTATTAATCGAGGTCAAATTGTGGCAACGGGAACACCAGAAACCCTGATGGAACAGTTAACTGGGGGATCAGGATATGAAGTAGAAGTTGAGGGGGAAATCACGTCTGAAAAATTAGTTACCTTAAACCAGATCTCCGGGGTGAAAGTTGTTGAGCAACTCAAAATTTCAGAGGGAAGCAATCGAGAACAGTTAAGGCTAAGTTGTGAACTGGATCAAGAACCTGCGCCTGAAATTCTTGCAGCTTTATTTGCCTTAGATTTAAAAGTGTATGAACTGCGACGAACTCGCGCCACTTTAGAAGATGTATTTTTAGAGTTAACGACCCAAAATCCGCCTCAAAAAACTGAGTTTATAACAGACACAAACTCAGATATGATAACGGATACAGAAACAGAGGAAGACCTGGCTTCAGAACCGGAAAATCAGGAATCTGAAAGACGAGAAGATACTGACTTTCAACCCGAAAATTTAACATCTGACTCGGATAAATAA
- a CDS encoding CVNH domain-containing protein, translating to MAAIADRLVNLEKMLIFQRESMKILSLWVKVIITFILAVVLGFNVWGGQAWAIGEFSNTCTDITVSSGTDMASLGKAILSANCEKMNGSYQQTTLELNPYLENNREGILSWKQENLGRQALINCYDLTVSDQGVLQGMCFNLSKKMSSDVETSINLNEHIANIDGSLKYE from the coding sequence ATGGCAGCGATCGCTGATCGTCTTGTAAACTTAGAGAAGATGTTAATTTTTCAGAGGGAAAGTATGAAAATTTTATCTTTGTGGGTAAAAGTAATCATTACCTTTATCTTAGCCGTTGTTCTAGGCTTCAATGTATGGGGTGGTCAGGCATGGGCAATTGGTGAATTTAGTAATACCTGTACAGATATTACTGTTTCGAGTGGTACAGATATGGCAAGTTTAGGAAAAGCAATTCTCTCAGCAAACTGCGAGAAAATGAACGGTTCTTATCAGCAAACAACGCTGGAATTAAATCCATATCTTGAAAATAATCGCGAAGGAATTCTATCTTGGAAACAAGAAAACTTAGGACGGCAAGCATTAATTAATTGTTACGACTTGACTGTATCTGATCAGGGGGTACTTCAAGGGATGTGTTTCAATTTATCCAAAAAAATGAGTTCAGATGTGGAAACATCAATTAACTTGAATGAACATATTGCCAATATTGATGGCAGCCTCAAATATGAATAA
- the rnc gene encoding ribonuclease III, producing the protein MTLGYPNRKRQLQKLIQRLGLSNQAPIPWDLLDLALTHPTLSAEANYEQLEFVGDSVVRLVASELLFEVYPHCPVGEFAAIRSILVSDRTLAEIADYYGMSQFLLVAGSAMRDKAGEESRLADCFEAVLATLYLGTHDLTLIRPWLDPHFRQRAAEIIRDPARHNYKAALQEWTQSHHKILPEYKVQQNRQIHNDEERFTAEVWLKGRKLGEGTGRSIKSAEQAAAQVAFLSLVDTQNLTTLQH; encoded by the coding sequence ATGACTCTTGGCTATCCAAATCGAAAACGCCAGTTACAAAAGCTGATCCAACGTTTGGGACTTTCTAATCAGGCTCCCATTCCCTGGGACTTGTTAGATTTGGCTTTAACTCACCCTACATTGTCAGCAGAAGCCAATTATGAACAATTGGAATTTGTCGGAGATTCGGTGGTGCGGTTGGTGGCATCTGAGTTGCTATTTGAAGTTTATCCCCACTGTCCGGTCGGAGAATTTGCGGCAATTCGTTCAATTTTAGTGAGCGATCGCACCTTAGCAGAAATCGCAGATTATTACGGAATGTCCCAATTTTTGCTCGTCGCCGGTAGTGCAATGCGGGATAAAGCTGGGGAAGAATCTCGTCTGGCGGACTGTTTTGAAGCGGTGTTAGCAACATTATATCTTGGGACTCACGATTTAACCTTAATTCGTCCTTGGTTAGATCCCCATTTTCGACAACGAGCCGCAGAGATTATTCGAGATCCGGCTCGTCATAATTATAAAGCTGCCTTACAGGAATGGACGCAAAGCCATCATAAAATTTTGCCCGAATATAAGGTGCAGCAAAATCGCCAAATTCATAATGATGAAGAACGTTTTACCGCAGAAGTTTGGTTAAAAGGTCGTAAACTGGGTGAAGGAACGGGACGGTCAATTAAATCGGCTGAACAAGCGGCGGCTCAAGTTGCATTTCTTTCTTTAGTAGATACCCAAAATCTGACAACTCTTCAGCATTAA
- a CDS encoding GldG family protein: MKKKQFKINSKLIPFLFWLGPCLMVMGISAGVVMGSWEPISLILIITGVVFLGLWFLFQAYFKPQDKSQTPYWSRRSTQAGTNALASTISVLVILGLINFIAIRNNWRIDLTENQQFTLSPQTQTLVKSFKKPVKVWVFDRGENPQTQELLVSYERIGGKNFQYEFVDPQAKPGLAQQFGVQEFGEIYLQSGEKRQRVRKEALEPLTEIKLTNNLEQLVSNRAPKVYFLQGHGERPLTEGQGGLSEALNSLKEKNFIAEPINLAEKTAVPTDADVIIVASPQRKLFEGEVKALEAYLDQGGSILLMLDPQTNHGLDDLLEKWGVKVDTRLAIDGSGSGRLVGLGPTVPIVREYGQHPITQDFGNGISIYPYASPVETRTIDGITESPLIWTNDQTWAESDLKSPQLQLNPGVDRQGPLSLGVALSRTPKKAEDATNKPSPSPTPTSQPTPEKPEARLVVFGNSQFATNGWFGQQLNGDVFLNSVSWLSKSDQETLSIRPKLPTSRRLAITPTLGQTLSWLGLVILPLFGFGMAVFLWWKRR; the protein is encoded by the coding sequence ATGAAAAAAAAACAATTCAAAATCAATAGTAAACTCATTCCCTTTCTATTTTGGCTGGGGCCGTGTCTAATGGTGATGGGGATATCGGCGGGTGTAGTTATGGGAAGCTGGGAACCGATTTCCTTAATTTTAATCATTACGGGAGTGGTATTTTTAGGCTTATGGTTTTTGTTCCAAGCTTATTTTAAACCCCAGGATAAATCTCAAACACCTTATTGGAGTCGTCGCTCTACCCAAGCCGGAACAAATGCTTTAGCTTCTACAATTTCTGTCTTGGTTATTTTAGGACTCATTAATTTCATTGCCATTAGAAATAACTGGCGAATTGATTTAACGGAAAATCAACAATTTACGTTATCTCCACAAACCCAAACTTTAGTAAAAAGCTTTAAAAAACCTGTGAAAGTTTGGGTTTTTGACCGAGGAGAAAATCCTCAAACCCAAGAATTATTAGTCAGTTATGAACGCATTGGCGGCAAAAATTTTCAATATGAATTTGTAGACCCCCAAGCTAAACCGGGGCTGGCTCAACAATTTGGAGTACAAGAATTTGGAGAAATTTATTTACAATCGGGAGAAAAACGTCAACGAGTCAGAAAAGAAGCGTTAGAACCGTTAACAGAAATAAAACTAACGAATAATCTTGAACAATTAGTCAGTAACCGCGCCCCAAAAGTTTATTTTCTGCAAGGTCATGGGGAACGGCCTTTAACCGAAGGACAAGGCGGATTATCAGAGGCTTTAAATAGTTTAAAAGAAAAGAATTTTATAGCAGAACCGATAAATTTAGCCGAAAAAACAGCAGTTCCAACGGATGCGGATGTGATTATTGTTGCTAGTCCTCAACGGAAATTATTTGAAGGAGAAGTCAAAGCATTAGAAGCTTATTTAGACCAAGGTGGCTCTATTTTATTAATGTTAGACCCACAAACCAATCATGGTTTAGATGATTTATTAGAAAAATGGGGCGTTAAAGTTGATACTCGCCTTGCTATTGATGGGTCAGGAAGTGGGCGTTTAGTAGGGTTAGGGCCTACGGTTCCGATTGTGCGAGAATATGGTCAACATCCGATTACGCAAGATTTTGGCAATGGCATTTCCATTTATCCCTACGCTAGTCCCGTTGAAACTCGCACCATTGATGGAATTACGGAAAGTCCGTTAATTTGGACAAATGATCAAACTTGGGCTGAAAGTGACCTGAAGAGTCCCCAACTTCAGCTTAACCCAGGAGTTGACCGACAAGGCCCCCTATCTCTAGGGGTAGCGTTAAGTCGTACCCCAAAAAAAGCTGAGGATGCGACTAATAAACCATCACCAAGTCCAACACCGACATCCCAGCCCACCCCGGAAAAACCTGAAGCGCGGTTAGTGGTGTTTGGAAATTCACAATTTGCAACCAATGGATGGTTTGGTCAACAACTCAATGGAGACGTGTTTCTAAATTCAGTGAGTTGGTTAAGCAAGTCTGACCAAGAAACGTTATCCATTCGCCCCAAATTACCCACCAGTCGTCGCCTTGCTATAACTCCAACTTTAGGACAAACTCTCAGTTGGTTAGGGTTAGTCATTTTACCCCTATTTGGATTTGGAATGGCTGTGTTTTTGTGGTGGAAAAGACGGTAA
- a CDS encoding DUF4340 domain-containing protein: MKFQRSTLILMTLALGLAGFVYVFEIRGKTQQEEIQAKQQKIFSFGKDEIQSFTVTTPQQIITVERVTNADELKKSPWKITTPTQFLANPASVDYLLMELLKNQSIPSDPHSGIQKLTVSPDKIKDYGLDTVTDKIDIKLKNNTTYQLRLGKKDFQGKSLYAQINSPQPTPKDITVLVISDEILSAMNRSLEDWKLPPETPKVPQQSQTQTQTPNPSATPK, translated from the coding sequence ATGAAATTTCAACGTTCAACTTTAATTTTAATGACTTTAGCCCTAGGTTTAGCAGGGTTTGTTTATGTGTTTGAAATTCGAGGAAAAACACAGCAGGAAGAAATCCAAGCCAAACAACAAAAAATATTTTCCTTTGGTAAGGATGAAATTCAATCTTTTACGGTGACAACTCCTCAACAAATCATTACTGTGGAACGAGTTACGAATGCCGATGAGTTAAAAAAATCCCCTTGGAAAATTACAACCCCAACACAATTTTTAGCAAACCCTGCTTCAGTAGATTATCTTTTGATGGAATTATTAAAAAATCAAAGCATCCCCTCTGACCCTCATTCGGGAATTCAAAAGTTAACCGTTTCACCCGATAAAATCAAGGATTATGGGTTAGATACCGTAACCGATAAAATAGATATCAAACTCAAGAACAATACAACTTATCAATTACGATTAGGAAAAAAAGATTTTCAAGGAAAGTCTTTATATGCTCAAATTAACTCACCTCAACCTACACCAAAAGATATCACAGTTTTAGTCATTTCTGATGAGATTTTATCGGCAATGAACCGTTCCCTGGAAGATTGGAAACTTCCCCCAGAAACGCCTAAAGTTCCTCAACAAAGTCAAACACAAACTCAAACTCCAAACCCGTCAGCAACCCCTAAATAA
- a CDS encoding Gfo/Idh/MocA family protein → MTHPINIAIFGAGRWGVHLIRNFQQHPDSQIVAIVDSNPEGLQAVRERFQLPETVRLVTDGSTIWNLPNLDAVVIATPAVTHFSLISAALKNGCHVFTEKPLTLSVSESLQLCELAEQKQKQLFVDHTYLFHPAVEEGQRVIQSGKLGELRYGYATRTHLEPVRQDVDALWDLAIHDIGIFNHWLGEKPIKVKATGTVWLQPESGLSDLVIANLAYPSGFQAFLHLCWLNPDKQRRLAAVGTQGTLIFDELQSEAPLTLQHGYFNRIDNTWKAAGLNQEIISIERREPLAQVCDRFLNSIQNHQPSPISSGWVGAELVNVLCALSESLKADGQPILLE, encoded by the coding sequence ATGACTCATCCAATTAATATTGCTATCTTTGGTGCAGGTCGTTGGGGTGTTCATTTAATCCGTAACTTCCAGCAACATCCTGACTCTCAAATTGTGGCGATCGTAGATTCTAATCCCGAAGGTTTACAAGCTGTTAGAGAACGATTTCAACTCCCTGAAACGGTCAGGTTAGTAACGGATGGATCAACCATTTGGAATTTACCGAATTTAGATGCCGTTGTAATTGCGACTCCGGCGGTAACACATTTTTCTTTAATTTCAGCCGCTTTAAAAAATGGGTGTCATGTTTTTACAGAAAAACCTTTAACTTTAAGTGTTTCTGAATCTTTGCAATTGTGTGAATTAGCAGAACAAAAACAGAAGCAACTTTTTGTGGATCATACTTATTTATTTCATCCGGCTGTAGAAGAGGGTCAAAGGGTTATTCAATCAGGAAAATTAGGAGAATTACGCTATGGTTACGCCACCCGAACACATTTAGAGCCTGTCCGACAAGATGTTGATGCGTTATGGGATTTAGCCATTCATGATATTGGAATTTTTAACCATTGGTTAGGGGAAAAACCCATCAAAGTTAAAGCGACTGGAACGGTTTGGTTACAACCTGAATCAGGGTTATCGGATTTAGTGATCGCTAATTTAGCCTATCCCAGTGGATTTCAAGCGTTTCTACATTTGTGTTGGCTAAATCCTGACAAACAGCGTCGTTTAGCAGCAGTTGGAACTCAGGGAACCTTAATTTTTGATGAACTCCAATCAGAAGCACCTCTTACTTTACAACACGGTTATTTTAATCGAATTGATAATACTTGGAAAGCGGCTGGATTAAATCAAGAAATTATTTCTATTGAACGCCGTGAACCTTTAGCTCAAGTTTGTGATCGCTTTCTCAATTCGATTCAGAATCATCAACCTTCCCCCATTTCTTCCGGCTGGGTTGGTGCAGAATTAGTTAATGTTTTGTGTGCGTTGAGTGAATCGTTAAAAGCAGATGGACAGCCTATTTTATTAGAGTAG
- a CDS encoding DUF5615 family PIN-like protein: MLRLLSDENFNGDIVRGLFLRQPDLDLLRVQDVGLRKVDDPEILDWATSNGRILLTHDRATMPDFAYERLSQGHQMSGLFVINDRMPVRQVIDELLLLIDCSEQDEXSTCMC, translated from the coding sequence ATGTTGAGGTTGCTGAGTGATGAAAATTTTAATGGCGATATCGTGCGAGGATTGTTTCTTCGTCAACCAGATCTTGACTTATTGCGTGTTCAGGATGTTGGGTTGCGAAAAGTGGATGATCCAGAAATTCTAGATTGGGCCACAAGCAATGGGCGCATTCTCTTAACTCATGATCGTGCAACAATGCCAGACTTTGCTTATGAGCGGTTATCTCAGGGACACCAAATGTCGGGGCTATTTGTGATCAATGATCGGATGCCGGTTAGGCAGGTAATCGATGAATTGCTACTACTGATTGATTGTAGTGAACAAGATGAGNGTTCGACTTGCATGTGTTAA
- a CDS encoding AAA family ATPase — protein sequence MKERIERLKHNLSRTIVGKEDAIRLTLVALLAGGHALLEDVPGVGKTLLAKSLARSIAGQFQRIQCTPDLLPTDITGTNIWNPRTGEFEFLPGPIFTNILLTDEINRATPRTQSALLEVMEERQVTVDGVSRFVPKPFFVIATQNPIEYQGTFPLPEAQMDRFLLSLTLGYPSEAEELQMLQRLSDGISVEELEPCISQDEVLELQHWCHQVKMETSLQQYILNLVRATRESEEITLGVSPRGAIALHRATQALAFLLGRDYGTPDDVKYLAPHVLSHRLIPAGGRRSKTIIEQLLRTVPIP from the coding sequence ATGAAAGAACGAATTGAACGTCTAAAACACAATTTAAGCCGGACGATTGTAGGAAAAGAAGATGCTATTCGGCTAACGTTAGTTGCCTTATTAGCGGGAGGTCATGCGTTATTAGAAGATGTACCGGGTGTGGGAAAAACCTTACTCGCAAAATCCCTCGCGCGTTCCATTGCGGGACAATTTCAACGGATTCAATGTACACCGGATTTATTACCGACAGATATCACCGGAACCAATATTTGGAACCCCCGCACGGGAGAGTTTGAATTTCTCCCTGGGCCAATTTTTACCAATATTTTATTAACGGATGAAATTAACCGAGCAACCCCTCGAACTCAGTCCGCGTTATTAGAAGTCATGGAAGAACGACAAGTCACCGTTGATGGGGTATCTCGGTTTGTTCCTAAACCGTTTTTTGTGATAGCGACTCAAAACCCCATTGAATATCAAGGGACATTTCCTTTACCGGAAGCCCAAATGGATCGATTTTTATTATCCTTAACGTTAGGATATCCCAGCGAAGCCGAAGAATTGCAAATGTTACAACGATTATCCGATGGGATAAGCGTTGAGGAATTAGAACCTTGTATTTCTCAGGATGAAGTCTTAGAACTGCAACACTGGTGTCATCAAGTTAAAATGGAAACTTCGTTACAACAATATATTCTCAATTTAGTGAGAGCTACAAGAGAATCAGAAGAAATTACATTAGGAGTAAGTCCTCGTGGCGCAATTGCTTTACATCGAGCCACACAAGCCTTAGCCTTTTTATTAGGAAGAGATTATGGCACACCCGATGATGTGAAATATCTCGCACCTCATGTTTTATCCCATCGTTTAATTCCAGCCGGAGGAAGACGGTCAAAAACGATTATTGAACAGTTATTAAGAACAGTTCCCATACCCTAA